The Mercurialis annua linkage group LG8, ddMerAnnu1.2, whole genome shotgun sequence genome window below encodes:
- the LOC126662046 gene encoding RING-H2 finger protein ATL51-like, translating to MSNTLGGSDGNGDDVSNKVTVLLIGIGSAALVVTIYHCLAMGWCNRDRTRPNAQQLPNGINNAQENPSVENSASQLIPAFKYQKGMALEGGGEEETCPICLSEFEDGEDLRALPECLHAYHLACIDMWLYSHLNCPVCRTDAVSPHILWRTMEVGSETSNIYRDLGVLQNIVVQSRAL from the coding sequence ATGTCGAATACGTTAGGGGGCTCCGATGGCAATGGTGACGATGTTAGTAACAAAGTCACCGTTCTACTAATCGGAATTGGATCAGCAGCTCTAGTAGTCACAATCTACCATTGCCTAGCCATGGGTTGGTGTAACCGTGACCGGACTAGACCTAACGCTCAACAATTGCCAAACGGCATCAACAACGCTCAAGAAAATCCTAGTGTCGAAAATTCCGCATCCCAACTCATCCCGgcttttaaatatcaaaaaggTATGGCCTTAGAAGGCGGCGGCGAAGAAGAAACTTGTCCAATATGCTTGAGTGAATTCGAAGACGGCGAGGATTTACGCGCCTTGCCCGAGTGCTTACATGCGTACCACTTGGCGTGCATCGATATGTGGCTTTATTCACATTTGAATTGTCCGGTGTGTCGAACAGATGCCGTGTCGCCGCATATTTTATGGCGAACTATGGAAGTCGGTTCGGAGACATCGAATATATATCGAGATTTAGGTGTGTTGCAAAATATTGTCGTACAATCACGAGCCTTGTAA
- the LOC126661136 gene encoding geranylgeranyl transferase type-1 subunit beta, with the protein MEEEEEPGLASSSSSDGEEQPTSSPSSSIFNRDSHVAYLEMMYEMLPHYYQSQEINRLTLAYFTISGLHILNALDRVDKDAVINWVLSFQAHPEDANQLSNGQFYGFQGSRSSQFPSTRNGVSIHNHSHLASSYCAIAILKIVGYDLSNLDPKSILISMRNLQQPDGSFLPIHIGAETDLRFIYCAAAISSMLEDWSGMDKEKAKEYILKCQSYDGGFGMNPGSESHGGGTFCAVASLRLMGFIEDDILSKSGASSIIDLPLLLEWCLKRQATDGGFQGRPNKPTDTCYAFWVGAVLRILGGDKFVDGKALRGFLMTCQSKYGGFSKFPGELPDIYHSYYGYTAFSLLKEPNLNPLCVELGITDVAALGFLN; encoded by the exons atggaagaagaagaagaaccaGGGTTAgcatcttcttcatcatcagaCGGTGAAGAACAACCCACGTCATCACCATCATCGTCGATTTTCAACCGAGATTCCCATGTAGCTTACTTAGAGATGATGTACGAGATGCTACCACACTATTACCAATCGCAGGAGATCAACCGTCTCACACTCGCTTATTTTACGATCTCCGGTCTGCACATCTTAAACGCCCTCGATCGA GTTGATAAAGATGCTGTTATCAATTGGGTTTTGTCATTTCAAGCTCACCCTGAAGATGCAAATCAATTGAGTAATG GACAATTCTATGGCTTTCAGGGTTCTCGATCTTCTCAGTTTCCTTCAACTCGTAATGGG GTTTCGATTCACAATCATAGTCATTTGGCAAGCTCATATTGTGCCATTGCTATATTGAAGATCGTTGGATATGATTTGTCGAATCTTGATCCTAAGTCAATATTAATATCAATGAGAAACCTGCAGCAACCTGATGGCAG TTTTCTTCCTATCCATATCGGGGCAGAGACAGACCTTCGTTTCATATACTGTGCAG CGGCCATCTCTTCTATGTTGGAGGATTGGAGTGGCATGGACAAGGAAAAAGCAAAGGAGTACATCTTAAAATGCCAA tcATATGATGGTGGATTTGGGATGAATCCTGGCTCAGAATCTCATG GTGGCGGGACTTTCTGTGCTGTTGCATCACTTCGGCTAATGGGATTCATTGAAGATGATATTCTGTCTAAGAGTGGAGCATCTTCGATCATTGACCTTCCATTATTGTTAGAATGGTGCTTGAAG AGGCAAGCGACGGATGGTGGATTTCAAGGTAGACCAAACAAGCCTACTGATACATGTTATGCATTTTG GGTCGGAGCAGTTTTAAGGATTTTAGGAGGCGACAAGTTCGTTGACGGGAAAGCATTGCGTGGGTTTTTGATGACTTGTCAATCCAAG TACGGCGGTTTCAGTAAATTTCCAGGTGAACTGCCAGATATATATCATTCCTACTATGGATACACAGCATTCAGTCTTTTGAAAGAGCCTAACCTTAATCCACTCTGCGTTGAGCTTGGCATAACCGATGTTGCTGCCTTAGGATTCTTGAATTGA
- the LOC126662269 gene encoding uncharacterized protein LOC126662269, producing MKSLSSVGLGLSIVFGCLLLALMAELYYLLWWKKRLTNREIIEDDWSSPAREFLYMFCLKKPRHSQEFCSSVRITDTLVNHDDLDNKDFMFKPFDEHDHQDHDDHTVEEELMRLNSLAGPPRFLFTIIEETKEDLESEDGDKLVVNVEETPYLTPFASPPFFTPPLTPMDSHYSTQISRFNYLFESAADSEFNKRIRSSPSSSSPPPKFKFLQDAEEKLQKRKLMEEQNQDCNSRTGFGKDEEDGPFITIIVDRNKEKDLVMHNQVPQFHSSTGSQVLPLACSPSEARKKVPFSVNLPNG from the coding sequence ATGAAATCTTTGAGTAGTGTAGGGCTTGGTTTAAGCATAGTTTTTGGGTGCTTATTATTAGCTTTAATGGCTGAGCTTTACTACTTATTATGGTGGAAAAAGAGACTCACAAACAGAGAGATTATTGAAGATGATTGGAGCAGTCCAGCAAGAGAGTTTCTTTACATGTTTTGTCTAAAAAAACCAAGACATTCTCAAGAATTTTGTTCATCAGTAAGAATAACAGACACTCTTGTGAACCATGATGATCTTGATAACAAAGATTTTATGTTCAAACCTTTTGATGAACATGATCATCAAGATCATGATGATCATACTGTGGAGGAAGAGTTAATGAGATTGAATAGCTTAGCTGGTCCACCAAGGTTTTTGTTCACAATTATTGAAGAAACTAAGGAGGATTTAGAGTCTGAAGATGGTGATAAATTGGTTGTGAATGTAGAAGAAACTCCATATCTAACACCATTTGCTTCACCACCTTTTTTTACTCCACCACTTACTCCTATGGACAGTCATTACAGTACTCAGATTAGTAGGTTTAACTATCTTTTTGAATCAGCTGCAGACTCTGAGTTTAACAAGAGAATCAGATCATCACCTTCCTCTTCGTCGCCGCCTCCGAAATTCAAGTTTTTGCAGGATGCAGAGGAGAAGCTTCAGAAGAGGAAACTTATGGAAGAGCAGAATCAAGATTGTAATTCAAGAACTGGTTTTGGTAAAGATGAAGAAGATGGGCCTTTTATTACCATCATTGTTgatagaaacaaagaaaaagatTTGGTTATGCATAATCAAGTTCCACAGTTTCATTCAAGCACTGGCTCTCAGGTACTTCCTCTAGCTTGTTCACCATCAGAAGCCAGAAAAAAAGTTCCATTTTCAGTTAATTTACCTAATGGTTGA